Proteins from one Halogeometricum sp. S1BR25-6 genomic window:
- a CDS encoding NAD(P)-dependent alcohol dehydrogenase, producing the protein MQTVELTEPGVFEHRERDRPDPGPGEVLVRMAHVGICGSDVHYYEHGRIGDYVVEDPLILGHESAGEVAAVGDGVTGFEPGDEVTLEPGVPCGECARCRAGEYNLCPDVEFMATPPDHGAFAEYVAWDADFAYELPENVSTRAGALCEPLSVAIHATRRADVELGDSVLVSGAGPIGMLVGEAVRAAGAGSVLVADVVEAKLDRAAAYGATETVNAAEESLTDAVDEFTDGGGVDVVVEASGAAASISSTVDAVRRGGTVVCIGLSAEDEIPVETNEIVDKELDFKGSFRFRNTYDDAVSLLERGAVDVERIIDFEMPMSDLTAAFERAKEPDVVKGMVTIGE; encoded by the coding sequence ATGCAGACCGTGGAACTCACCGAACCGGGCGTCTTCGAGCACCGAGAGCGCGACCGCCCCGACCCGGGTCCCGGCGAGGTCCTCGTCCGGATGGCCCACGTCGGCATCTGCGGGTCCGACGTGCACTACTACGAGCACGGCCGCATCGGCGACTACGTCGTCGAGGACCCCCTGATTCTCGGCCACGAGAGCGCGGGCGAGGTCGCCGCCGTCGGCGACGGGGTGACGGGGTTCGAACCGGGCGACGAGGTGACGCTGGAACCCGGCGTCCCGTGCGGCGAGTGCGCGCGGTGCCGCGCGGGCGAGTACAACCTCTGTCCCGACGTGGAGTTCATGGCGACCCCGCCGGACCACGGCGCGTTCGCGGAGTATGTCGCGTGGGACGCCGACTTCGCCTACGAACTACCCGAGAACGTCTCGACGCGCGCGGGCGCCCTCTGCGAACCGCTGAGCGTCGCCATCCACGCGACGCGGCGCGCCGACGTGGAACTCGGGGACTCGGTGCTCGTCTCCGGGGCGGGTCCCATCGGGATGCTCGTCGGCGAGGCGGTCCGCGCCGCCGGCGCGGGGTCGGTCCTCGTCGCCGACGTGGTGGAGGCGAAACTCGACCGCGCCGCGGCGTACGGCGCGACGGAGACGGTGAACGCGGCGGAGGAGTCGCTGACCGACGCCGTCGACGAGTTCACGGACGGCGGGGGTGTCGACGTCGTCGTCGAAGCCTCCGGTGCGGCGGCGTCCATCTCGTCCACCGTCGACGCGGTGCGCCGCGGCGGCACCGTCGTCTGCATCGGCCTCTCCGCCGAGGACGAGATTCCGGTCGAGACCAACGAGATAGTCGACAAGGAACTCGATTTCAAAGGCTCGTTCCGGTTCAGAAACACGTACGACGACGCCGTCTCCCTCCTCGAACGCGGCGCGGTGGACGTCGAGCGGATCATCGACTTCGAGATGCCGATGTCCGACCTCACCGCGGCGTTCGAGCGAGCGAAGGAACCGGACGTGGTGAAGGGGATGGTGACGATAGGCGAGTAG
- a CDS encoding acyl-CoA dehydrogenase family protein: MNFQLNDEQRAVREAVREFGEEEIRPVAREHDEEKKYPSDLVQKAARYDLVAPGIPEEYGGAGMDALTEILVTEELWRADAGIGSAIGSRGFGTSMLRKYGDEWMKEEWLPKVAAGDTATCSCISEPAHGSDVAGIETKAEESDDGDDYVLNGTKMWITNGTVADVAVVMAKTTPDAGHRGITAFLVPTDAEGFEATKIDNKLGIRASDLAEIVLDDVRVPVENVIGEEDEGFYQLMDFFADGRTRVAAQAVGVAQAAVDAAVDYANEREQGGQKIAEYQAIRHKVAEMATNVEAARSLTYRAATEVEAGDDDTAARFASMAKLFASERAVGVADEGLQVHGGAGFVTDHPAERFYRDARITKIYEGTSEIQKNIISDRVL, from the coding sequence ATGAACTTCCAACTGAACGACGAGCAACGCGCCGTCCGCGAGGCGGTGCGCGAGTTCGGCGAGGAGGAGATTCGGCCCGTCGCTCGCGAGCACGACGAGGAGAAGAAGTACCCGTCCGACCTCGTGCAGAAGGCGGCCAGATACGACCTCGTCGCGCCCGGCATCCCCGAGGAGTACGGCGGCGCCGGGATGGACGCGCTGACGGAGATTCTGGTCACCGAGGAACTGTGGCGGGCCGACGCCGGCATCGGCAGCGCAATCGGCTCGCGCGGGTTCGGCACCTCGATGCTCCGGAAGTACGGCGACGAGTGGATGAAAGAGGAGTGGCTCCCGAAGGTGGCCGCCGGCGACACCGCCACCTGCTCCTGCATCTCCGAACCGGCGCACGGGTCGGACGTGGCGGGCATCGAGACGAAAGCTGAGGAGTCCGACGACGGCGACGACTACGTCCTGAACGGCACGAAGATGTGGATAACGAACGGCACCGTCGCGGACGTGGCCGTCGTGATGGCGAAGACGACGCCCGACGCGGGCCACCGGGGTATCACGGCCTTTCTCGTGCCGACCGACGCCGAGGGCTTCGAGGCGACGAAGATAGACAACAAACTCGGCATCCGCGCCTCCGACCTCGCCGAAATCGTGCTCGACGACGTGCGCGTGCCGGTGGAGAACGTCATCGGCGAGGAGGACGAGGGGTTCTATCAGCTGATGGACTTCTTCGCCGACGGGCGGACGCGCGTGGCGGCGCAGGCCGTCGGCGTCGCGCAGGCGGCCGTCGACGCCGCCGTCGACTACGCGAACGAACGCGAGCAGGGCGGACAGAAGATAGCCGAGTACCAGGCGATTCGCCACAAGGTGGCCGAGATGGCGACGAACGTGGAGGCGGCGCGGTCGCTCACCTACCGCGCGGCGACGGAGGTGGAGGCGGGCGACGACGACACCGCCGCGCGGTTCGCCAGCATGGCGAAACTGTTCGCCAGCGAACGCGCCGTCGGGGTTGCCGACGAGGGTCTGCAGGTCCACGGCGGCGCCGGGTTCGTCACCGACCACCCCGC
- a CDS encoding long-chain-fatty-acid--CoA ligase encodes MTNLVQDVAAAAEANPDRTAVGFRGEEWSYEELWELTSRFAAGLAEHGVEAGDRVAVYLPNLPQFVTAFHGTLHAGGIVVPMNPQYKAREISHLLADSEARVVVALSDLVPFVDAVREETSVERVVSVGGEAEGAIPFEEFLADEGTDVVERGDDDVAVQPYTSGTTGRPKGVLLSHHNLAWDARATAKLLPDGVQADDRFLGVLPLFHIYGMTVTMLSTLFEGGSYYPLPTWDAEATLSRIEAEQLTVMHGVPAMFNDLVNFEDADDYDVSSLRFVNSGGSSLPIEVMNRFETVFGVELYEGYGLTETSPVTHANRPGERRPGSIGKPLDGLDARIVDGNFEDVPPVERGPVDEEAVDLNEITGELVVSGPNVMQGYYGLPEANEEAFTEDEGKRWFHTGDIGYRDEDDYYYVVDRAKHMIVTGGYNVYPREVEELLFEHPQVADAAVVGIPDDRRGETVKAYVVPVPDADVTPEEVKQYCLDNLAEYKHPREVEFIDELPRTTTGKVQKFELRERDGGGGTPSDDGAEGER; translated from the coding sequence ATGACAAACTTGGTGCAGGACGTGGCGGCGGCGGCGGAGGCGAATCCGGACCGGACGGCCGTGGGGTTCCGCGGGGAGGAGTGGAGTTACGAAGAACTGTGGGAACTGACCTCGCGGTTCGCCGCGGGACTCGCGGAACACGGCGTCGAGGCAGGCGACCGAGTGGCCGTCTACCTCCCGAACCTCCCGCAGTTCGTCACCGCCTTCCACGGAACGCTCCACGCGGGCGGCATCGTCGTCCCGATGAACCCGCAGTACAAGGCGCGCGAGATATCGCACCTCCTGGCCGACAGCGAGGCGCGGGTCGTCGTCGCCCTCTCGGACCTCGTCCCGTTCGTGGACGCCGTGCGCGAGGAAACGAGCGTCGAACGCGTCGTGAGCGTCGGCGGGGAGGCGGAGGGGGCGATACCGTTCGAGGAGTTCCTCGCCGACGAGGGGACGGACGTGGTCGAACGCGGCGACGACGACGTTGCGGTCCAACCGTACACCTCGGGGACGACGGGGCGGCCGAAGGGCGTCCTCCTCAGTCACCACAACCTCGCGTGGGACGCGCGCGCGACGGCGAAACTGCTGCCCGACGGGGTGCAGGCGGACGACAGGTTCCTCGGCGTCCTCCCCCTGTTCCACATCTACGGGATGACGGTCACGATGCTGTCGACGCTGTTCGAGGGCGGGAGCTACTACCCGCTTCCCACCTGGGACGCCGAGGCGACGCTGTCGCGCATCGAGGCCGAGCAGTTGACCGTCATGCACGGCGTGCCCGCGATGTTCAACGACCTCGTGAACTTCGAGGACGCCGACGACTACGACGTCTCCTCGCTCCGCTTCGTCAACTCCGGCGGGAGCAGTCTCCCTATCGAGGTGATGAACCGCTTCGAGACGGTGTTCGGCGTCGAACTGTACGAGGGGTACGGGCTGACGGAGACGAGTCCGGTGACGCACGCGAACCGGCCCGGCGAGCGACGGCCGGGAAGTATCGGCAAACCGCTGGACGGTCTCGACGCCCGCATCGTCGACGGGAACTTCGAGGACGTTCCGCCCGTCGAGCGCGGACCGGTCGACGAGGAGGCGGTCGACCTCAACGAGATAACGGGCGAACTCGTCGTCAGCGGGCCGAACGTGATGCAGGGCTACTACGGCCTGCCCGAGGCGAACGAGGAGGCGTTCACCGAAGACGAAGGAAAGCGCTGGTTCCACACCGGCGACATCGGCTACCGCGACGAGGACGACTACTACTACGTCGTCGACCGCGCGAAGCACATGATCGTCACCGGCGGCTACAACGTCTACCCGCGCGAGGTGGAGGAACTGCTGTTCGAGCACCCGCAGGTCGCCGACGCCGCCGTCGTCGGTATCCCCGACGACCGCCGCGGCGAGACGGTGAAGGCGTACGTCGTCCCCGTTCCGGACGCGGACGTGACGCCCGAGGAGGTCAAGCAGTACTGTCTCGACAATCTCGCGGAGTACAAACACCCCCGCGAGGTGGAGTTCATCGACGAACTGCCGCGGACGACGACCGGGAAGGTCCAGAAGTTCGAACTCCGGGAGCGAGACGGGGGCGGGGGCACGCCGTCCGACGACGGCGCGGAGGGCGAGCGATGA